The stretch of DNA CCGGCCGGGCAGTGGCGCAACTGGATCTCGTCCATCGGCAACCACGAGCAGTGCCGGCTCAAGTCACCGTGCCGCTCGGGCGCGGGGCGGGGATTCCGCTCCTACTTCCAGTTCCCCTCCAACGGGTTCCCCGACCAGCGCCGGACGTGGTTCTTCGTCGACCAAGGACCGGCCCGGGTCATCGTGCTCGACACGTTCGCCTCCGACCTGCGGCCGCAGCGGTCGTTCCTCGCCCACGCCCTGCGGACGAACCGGCGGCCGTGGTCGATCGTGCTGATGCACAGCGGGCCGTTCGCCTCGGTGGGCGACCGGAGGAACACCGAGATGAGGAAGTGGTTCCTGCCGACGCTGGAGAGGTACGACGCCGACCTCGTGCTGTCGGGTCACGACCACTCGTACGCCCGCGGCCGCAAGGCGGGCGTCACCTACCTGACGTCGGTCAGCGGGCCGAAGTACTACGACTCCTCGAGCCGGGACTGGAGGGCGGGCGGGGCCACGCGGGTGAAGGCCGCGTATCGCACGTCGACCTACCAGGTGATCACCGTGACGCCCACGAGCCTGAAGGTGCGCGCGGTCGTGGGGCACCGCGGCAAGGACGCACGACCCGCGACGAAGGTGGGCCAGACCTTCGACGGGTTCACGCTCACGCGGTGATCCCGCGCCCGCGGCTCAGGTGGTGACGAACTTCAGCGCCAGATCTGCGTACTGCAGGCCGATCGCCGAGGGGGAGCGCGGGCCGCCCTCGACGTACCAGCGGCTGACGTCGATGCAGACCGACATCAGCAGGCGGCGCGTGCCGGGGAGGTCGGGCACGGAGAACTGCCCGCTCGCGACCCCGGCGGCCAGGATCTCGTCGAGCAGCGCCATCGTCGCCCGCCGGACCTCGACGACCTCGGCGAAGTGCTCGTCGGTGAGCACCTGCATGTCGTTGTGGACGGGCCGGGCGATGAGGCTCCACTCCGCGTGCCAGGCGGCGTACGTGGCGACGAAGTGCCGCAGGCGCTCCGCGGGGTCGGTGCTGAAGCGCAACGCCTGGACCAGGGCCTCGCACGAGGCCGAGTGACCGTGCATGACGATGCGGAAGAACAGCTCCTCCTTGGAGGAGAAGTGGATGTAGATCGCTCCCGGGCTCATCTGCGCGCGCTGGGCGATCATCCGGGTCGAGGCGCCGTGGTAGCCGACCTCGTTGAACACCAGGGTGGCGCCGACGAGGATCTTGCGGGCGGCGCCCTCGGCCCGCGGCTGCCAGAAGGTGGCCACCCGCAGCGCGTCGTGGGCGGGGTCTGCGCTGGCTCGGGTGCTCACTCGTCTCTCCGTCTCGCCCGCGTCACGGGGGTCGAGGACGCGTGGTGGGAATGCTAGGTGGCCGCTCGCGCGGGTGACAAGGCAGGCGCGGCCGCCCGGAGCCGGGCCGGCTCAGGCCGGGGGACGCCGGTCCCGCAGGGCGGCACGGATCGGTCCGAGCACCTCCTCGTCGTGCTCCCCGATCGCCGGGACCCGGAGCCGGCGCGGCCCGTCGGCCAGCCCGACCGAGGTCATCGGCCCCGGCGCGGCGACGGTGCGCCCGGCGGGGGACGTCACGCGGACCACGCTCTCGTCCCCTCGCGCGTCGAGGTGCCGCACGGCCTCGTCCAGCTCGCGGACGGGGCCGGACGGGACCGCCAGCTCGCGCATGAGGGCGAGGATGTCGTCGCACGCGCGGTCGCGGCACCACTGCGCCAGGTACTCGTCGACCTCGTCACGGCCGGTCAGCACGGCCTCGTCGTACGGCAGCTGCTCGGCCCAGTCGTCGCGGCCGACGGCGCGGCAGAACCGCTCCCACTTGACGGGGCCGACGGGGGCCAGGTGCACGAAGCCGTCGCGGGCGGCGTACGTGTTCGCAATCGACACGGGCACCCGGTTGCCCTCCCGCATGTAGGGGCGCCCGTCGAGCGACTCGTGGATGTCGTGGGCGAGCAGGCCCATGTAGGAGCTCAGCATGTTGACGTCGACGAACTGGGCCTCGGGCGAGACGTCGCGGACGCGCAGCGCCATCAGCACCGACATCGTGGCGCGGTAGGCGGTGATGTGGTCGGCGACGAAGGTGCCGATGAACATGGGGTCGCCCTCGGGCGTCCCGGTCATCTGCGGGATGCCGCTCATGCCCTGGATGATGCCGTCGAAGGCGAGCATCGCCCGGTCGGGACTGGTCGCGCCGAAGCCGGTGATGTGGACCATGATGATCGACGGGTTCACCGCCTTCAGGGCCTCGAACCCCCAGCCGAGCCGCTCGGGCACCTCGACGCTGTAGTTCGTCACCACGACGTCCGAGTCCTCCACGAGGCGCAGCAGCGCCGCCAGGTCGTCCGGCTCCTTGAGGTTCAGCACCACGCTGCGCTTGCCACGGTTCTGCGCCGAGAAGTAGATGCTGTCGTCGTCGGCCAGGGGCATCGCCTGACGAGCGAGCTCGCCCCCGGGCGGCTCGACCTTGATGACGTCGGCCCCGTGGTCGGCCAGGATCTGTCCGGTGTGCGGCCCCGCGATCGCGTGGGTCAGCTCCAGGACCCGGATCCCGTCGAGGGCAGGCGTGGTCGCCATGGGCGCTCCGTCCGACGTCACTGCGGCGCGATCGACGAGGCCAGCTTCTCCAGGCCGACCTTCGACACCTTGCCGGTCGGCGCCAGCGGCATCTCGTCGATGATCTCGACGCGCGGGATCTTGTACGTGGCCATGTGGTCGCGGCACCACGCCAGCAGGTCGTCGGCCGTGACCTCGGACGCCGCCCCGGGCTCGAGCTGCACGTAGGCGACGGGCACCTGGCCCTTCTTCGGGTCCGCGATGCCGATCACGCCGCAGGCGGCGATGCGGGGGTGCCGGCTGAAGAGGTGCTCCAGCTCGGAGGGGAACACGCTCATGCCGTTGACCTTGAGCATCTCCTTGGTGCGGCCGAGGTAGTGCAGCGCGCCTGTCTCGTCGACCATGCCGATGTCACCGGTGTGGAGCCACCCGTCGCGCAGCGTCTCGGCCGTCGCGTCCGGCCGGTTGTGGTAGCCGCGCATCATGCTGGGGGAGCGCACGATGATCTGGCCCTCTTCACCCACCGGGAGCAGCTCGCCTGACTGGAAGTCGACGATCGCCACCTCGGTGCCGGGGATCGGGATGCCGGTGAAGCCGGGCCGGCCCTTCAGGTCGGCGTCGTCCTGCTGCAGCCCGAGGGTGAACGTGTCCAGGGTGTGGTCCTCGGTCATGCCGTAGGAGCTCTCGCGGATGATGCCCGGGGCGCCGGTCTCGCGCGCCCACCGCTCGCGGATCTCGACCGTGAGCTTGGTGACGAAGGACATCGTCACGGGGGACTTCATGGAGGCCAGCGACAGGCCCGAGTCCTTCGCCGTGTCCAGGAGCTCGAGGTAGCTGTCGACCGTTCCGGCCATGGCGGTCACGCCGTACGTGTCGATGGACCGCAGGACCTCCTCGGCGTCCCAGCGGTAGTGCAGCACGCAGGTGCCGCCGGTCATGACGGACACGAGGAACGCGTCCTCGCCGGCGATCCAGAACACCGGGACGAACACGAGGCTCACCGTGTCCGGGCCGCCGCCGAAGCCGAACTGCCCGCCGCTCACGGCGGTGTAGAGCATGTCGGCCTGCGTGTGCTCGCAGCCCTTGGGCATGCCGGTCGTGCCGCCCGTGTAGTTCAGCGCCGCGAGGGCGTGGGGGTCGTCGGGGTCGGCCGGCACGGGCAGGTCGTCGCGGTCGACGACCGAGAGGAAGCGCGTCGTGTCGGGGGTGACCGGCGCGTCGGCCACCATGCCGCGCGGGAGGTCGGCGCCGTCCGGCAGGAAGTCGGTGTTGGCCGAGGCGATGACCTCGGCGACGTCGGTGCCCTCGCCGCCCGCACGGAACTCCGTGGCGACCTCGTCGAGGATGAAGGCGAAGGTGGCGGCCGAGTCGAGCAGCTCGTAGTTGATCTCCTCGCGGCGGAACATCGGGTTCACCGGGACGTGCACGCCACCGGCCTTCAGGATGCCGAAGAACGCGATGATGAACTGCGGGCAGTTCGGCATCATCACGGCGGCCCGGTCGCCGGGGGCGAAGCCGCGGTGCACGAGGTACGCGGCGACCCGGTCGCTCGCGCGGTCCAGCTCGGCGTACGTGACCGTCCGCCCGTGGTAGACGATCGCGGCGTGGTCGGGGCGCTCCGAGGCCCACGACCGGAGGTAGTGCGTGACCGTGGACTCCCCGAACGGGTAGTCGACGGTGCGCCCGACCGCCTTGGGCCAGGCGCGCCGGCGGAGGTCCGCCAGGTTCGCCAGGTAGGAATCGATCTCGCGGTGGAACTGCTCCGACATCCTCACAGGAAACGCACCTCTCGGCCGACGATCTGACTTGAAGTTGAAACAAGTTTCAGTTTGAACACTATGACCTTCATCACGTCTGGTCAACGCCACATTCGCGCGGGCCGGTCGGGGAATTCCCGCTGAACGATCGTTCACCACTGGGGCGTGGCGAGTTGAGGTCCGTGCGGTGTCGTTGAAGATTTCCCCTTGCCTGATGTGATTTCCGTCTCTATCGTCGTCGGCACGAGGACCTAAGCAGTCGCTTAGACCCCTCGAGCGTGACCACCTGCGAAAGGAACCAGCTCATGATCAGGTCCCGAATCGGCGTCGCCGTCGCGGCCGCCGTGCTCGTCGCGGTCAGTGCCTGTGGAGGAGGAGGGTCGGACGAG from Aeromicrobium phoceense encodes:
- a CDS encoding metallophosphoesterase encodes the protein MRTVPVLVAALATSVLPAVPPAAATPSGIHRILLTPTATPDRSQYVSWSRASASSGQRVVAVASNGLTVTTPARRKLGTTPGTAGSRQYRYVASLAGLAPSTRYRYRIVGRGVTTRWRAFTTAGPANRSFRLLQFGDTQNDNDGIPDRIITRATERFPDARLLLQAGDVVNKPWVGREWSQLHEALSPAGQWRNWISSIGNHEQCRLKSPCRSGAGRGFRSYFQFPSNGFPDQRRTWFFVDQGPARVIVLDTFASDLRPQRSFLAHALRTNRRPWSIVLMHSGPFASVGDRRNTEMRKWFLPTLERYDADLVLSGHDHSYARGRKAGVTYLTSVSGPKYYDSSSRDWRAGGATRVKAAYRTSTYQVITVTPTSLKVRAVVGHRGKDARPATKVGQTFDGFTLTR
- a CDS encoding CaiB/BaiF CoA transferase family protein: MATTPALDGIRVLELTHAIAGPHTGQILADHGADVIKVEPPGGELARQAMPLADDDSIYFSAQNRGKRSVVLNLKEPDDLAALLRLVEDSDVVVTNYSVEVPERLGWGFEALKAVNPSIIMVHITGFGATSPDRAMLAFDGIIQGMSGIPQMTGTPEGDPMFIGTFVADHITAYRATMSVLMALRVRDVSPEAQFVDVNMLSSYMGLLAHDIHESLDGRPYMREGNRVPVSIANTYAARDGFVHLAPVGPVKWERFCRAVGRDDWAEQLPYDEAVLTGRDEVDEYLAQWCRDRACDDILALMRELAVPSGPVRELDEAVRHLDARGDESVVRVTSPAGRTVAAPGPMTSVGLADGPRRLRVPAIGEHDEEVLGPIRAALRDRRPPA
- a CDS encoding TetR/AcrR family transcriptional regulator → MSTRASADPAHDALRVATFWQPRAEGAARKILVGATLVFNEVGYHGASTRMIAQRAQMSPGAIYIHFSSKEELFFRIVMHGHSASCEALVQALRFSTDPAERLRHFVATYAAWHAEWSLIARPVHNDMQVLTDEHFAEVVEVRRATMALLDEILAAGVASGQFSVPDLPGTRRLLMSVCIDVSRWYVEGGPRSPSAIGLQYADLALKFVTT
- a CDS encoding AMP-binding protein encodes the protein MSEQFHREIDSYLANLADLRRRAWPKAVGRTVDYPFGESTVTHYLRSWASERPDHAAIVYHGRTVTYAELDRASDRVAAYLVHRGFAPGDRAAVMMPNCPQFIIAFFGILKAGGVHVPVNPMFRREEINYELLDSAATFAFILDEVATEFRAGGEGTDVAEVIASANTDFLPDGADLPRGMVADAPVTPDTTRFLSVVDRDDLPVPADPDDPHALAALNYTGGTTGMPKGCEHTQADMLYTAVSGGQFGFGGGPDTVSLVFVPVFWIAGEDAFLVSVMTGGTCVLHYRWDAEEVLRSIDTYGVTAMAGTVDSYLELLDTAKDSGLSLASMKSPVTMSFVTKLTVEIRERWARETGAPGIIRESSYGMTEDHTLDTFTLGLQQDDADLKGRPGFTGIPIPGTEVAIVDFQSGELLPVGEEGQIIVRSPSMMRGYHNRPDATAETLRDGWLHTGDIGMVDETGALHYLGRTKEMLKVNGMSVFPSELEHLFSRHPRIAACGVIGIADPKKGQVPVAYVQLEPGAASEVTADDLLAWCRDHMATYKIPRVEIIDEMPLAPTGKVSKVGLEKLASSIAPQ